In a genomic window of Candidatus Babeliales bacterium:
- the serS gene encoding serine--tRNA ligase: MIDLSKLRQDTQNVKILILRKEPGFAVDTLIQLDQQVRSIRSDVEQLRKEKNDLAKQGAQGVSAEVRERAIQLGKDLKAKELELEATEKEFNNLWLCCPNIPQEDIPVGDKADNKVVKTVGQKPNFSFKPKNHLELNEQAQWFDLHVGANIAGAQFVFYNECGTKIIYALTSLMLRNNVKHGFKPVLPPALIQEKGLYNAGNLPKFEGDFYRVNDENLCLIPTSEVSLTNLHADQIIPGEQLPLRYTSWTSCFRREAGGHGANDRGLIRIHQFEKVELFAITKPEDSNPELDRMVAAAEDILQQLGLHYRISLLAAQDCSFQSSKTFDIEVWLPGQDRFYEVSSCSNCHDFQARRAGIRYRAKAEEKPTLVHTLNASSLALPRLMVALMETYQQEDGSIKLPEHVQKLIDNVW, from the coding sequence TCGATCAGACGTTGAGCAGCTTCGCAAAGAAAAAAATGACCTGGCAAAGCAAGGCGCTCAGGGCGTTTCGGCCGAGGTTAGAGAACGAGCAATTCAACTTGGCAAAGACCTGAAAGCCAAAGAACTCGAGCTTGAAGCAACCGAAAAAGAATTCAATAATCTCTGGTTGTGCTGCCCCAACATCCCGCAAGAGGATATTCCGGTTGGCGACAAAGCAGACAACAAAGTAGTAAAAACCGTTGGTCAAAAACCAAACTTTTCTTTCAAACCAAAAAACCACCTGGAGCTCAACGAACAGGCGCAATGGTTTGATTTACACGTTGGTGCCAACATTGCCGGCGCACAGTTTGTTTTTTATAACGAATGTGGTACTAAAATTATTTATGCACTCACATCGCTCATGCTCAGAAACAACGTAAAGCATGGCTTTAAGCCGGTACTCCCACCCGCACTCATTCAAGAGAAGGGTTTATACAACGCCGGCAACCTGCCAAAATTTGAAGGCGATTTTTATCGCGTTAACGATGAAAATTTGTGCCTTATTCCAACCTCAGAAGTCAGCTTGACCAATCTGCACGCCGACCAAATTATTCCTGGCGAACAACTGCCACTGCGCTACACTTCGTGGACCAGCTGCTTCCGGCGCGAAGCTGGTGGGCACGGCGCCAACGACCGCGGGCTAATCCGCATTCATCAATTTGAAAAAGTTGAGCTGTTTGCTATTACCAAGCCGGAAGATTCTAACCCTGAACTTGACCGCATGGTTGCCGCTGCTGAAGATATTTTGCAACAGCTGGGCCTGCACTACCGCATTAGCTTGCTGGCGGCACAAGATTGTTCATTCCAATCTTCAAAAACATTTGATATTGAAGTATGGCTACCTGGACAAGACCGCTTTTATGAAGTTTCTTCGTGCAGCAACTGCCACGATTTTCAGGCACGCCGCGCGGGCATTAGATACCGTGCCAAGGCTGAAGAAAAACCAACACTGGTACACACATTGAACGCATCGTCACTGGCATTGCCACGACTGATGGTTGCGCTCATGGAAACGTATCAACAAGAAGATGGTAGCATTAAACTCCCTGAGCATGTGCAAAAACTTATTGATAACGTGTGGTAA
- a CDS encoding DUF58 domain-containing protein → MINSTIRAKIRKIKVHTKRVMQSSLSGDYLSAFKGSGLEFDQLRDYQMGDDIRFIDWNSSAKMNKIMVKQFIEERDRTVIIAIDVSASSRYASQEELRKDSIAQVATALAFIAEENKDKVGALFFSDRIEKWIPPSRGPLHVGSLLETIFSLEPKGTGTNFNEALRFLINAKKRNAIVFMLSDWINNANDYSKLLKVASVEYDFIGMRFQDPCETNFPDIGLLEVHDPETGAIFTLDTRKKRQEVSPLNLFINKEWRLQKEMFSKYNIDLLDFIIGRPFINPLIRFFHQRIRRQI, encoded by the coding sequence ATGATTAACAGTACCATAAGAGCTAAAATTCGTAAGATTAAAGTACATACCAAGCGCGTTATGCAAAGCAGCTTGTCAGGCGACTATTTGTCGGCCTTTAAAGGCTCGGGCTTGGAGTTTGACCAGCTACGCGACTATCAAATGGGCGATGATATTAGGTTTATCGACTGGAACAGCTCGGCCAAAATGAACAAAATTATGGTCAAGCAGTTTATTGAAGAACGCGACCGCACGGTTATTATTGCCATTGATGTGTCAGCTTCTTCGCGTTACGCTTCGCAAGAAGAGCTGCGCAAAGACAGCATTGCTCAAGTTGCAACAGCACTCGCTTTTATTGCCGAAGAAAACAAAGATAAGGTTGGCGCTCTCTTTTTTTCAGACCGCATTGAAAAATGGATACCACCCAGTCGAGGGCCACTGCACGTTGGCTCATTGTTGGAAACTATTTTTTCGCTTGAGCCAAAAGGTACCGGCACCAATTTTAACGAAGCGCTCCGCTTTTTAATTAATGCAAAAAAACGCAACGCTATTGTTTTTATGCTTTCCGACTGGATTAACAACGCCAACGATTATTCAAAACTGCTTAAAGTTGCCAGCGTTGAATATGATTTTATTGGCATGCGCTTTCAGGACCCGTGCGAAACTAACTTCCCTGACATTGGGCTTTTGGAAGTACACGACCCTGAAACGGGTGCCATCTTCACACTCGACACACGCAAAAAACGCCAAGAAGTAAGCCCGCTCAATCTTTTTATTAACAAAGAATGGCGACTACAAAAAGAAATGTTTAGCAAATATAACATCGACCTTTTAGATTTTATTATTGGTAGACCGTTTATTAATCCACTGATTAGGTTTTTCCACCAAAGAATTAGGAGACAAATCTAA
- the hemW gene encoding radical SAM family heme chaperone HemW: protein MMNNEQKLFSLYIHWPFCSTKCNYCDFVAFEQHQDFQEAYHHALLKEIEHFVATNPLYHPDITTIFIGGGTPSLYPLEYMSQLFDTLKKHFNFSGIKELSMEANPADISEERLDAWDSFGINRLSMGVQVLDDNVLLKLNRRQRTADVHNALRMIPKYFNNFSMDFILGLPGVSDSTWDASITCALESQAKHVSVYFLMVHEKTPLYFEVKKGNVKLKDDMQIIAQHEHTIARLTAGGFEQYEISNFARPGYASIHNQAYWERLPYQGFGIGACSFDGTQRFMNEKNLTTYLTNVFNKNFENLSTCEKLTPDQEKLEMLMLGLRQNKGVGLHRVVYCLDKEKKQRIFDTLELLKSQGLIVQNNDQIRLTLKGMALENEIILKLI from the coding sequence ATGATGAACAACGAGCAAAAACTTTTTTCATTGTACATACATTGGCCGTTTTGTAGCACCAAGTGCAACTACTGCGACTTTGTTGCATTTGAACAACACCAGGACTTTCAAGAAGCCTACCATCATGCGTTGCTCAAAGAGATTGAGCACTTTGTGGCCACCAACCCACTGTACCACCCAGACATTACTACCATTTTTATTGGTGGCGGCACCCCCAGCTTGTACCCACTGGAATACATGAGCCAGCTCTTTGACACCCTTAAAAAGCATTTTAATTTTAGCGGCATTAAAGAACTGAGCATGGAAGCCAATCCGGCCGATATCAGCGAAGAACGGCTTGATGCCTGGGACTCGTTTGGCATTAACCGCCTGAGCATGGGCGTTCAGGTGCTGGACGACAATGTCTTGCTCAAACTTAACCGCCGCCAGCGCACGGCCGACGTGCACAACGCCCTGCGCATGATTCCCAAATATTTTAACAACTTCTCAATGGACTTCATTTTAGGCCTGCCAGGCGTTTCTGACTCAACATGGGATGCAAGTATTACCTGCGCACTGGAAAGCCAAGCAAAGCACGTCTCGGTGTATTTTTTGATGGTTCACGAAAAGACCCCGCTCTACTTTGAAGTAAAAAAAGGGAATGTGAAACTAAAAGATGACATGCAGATCATTGCACAGCATGAGCACACTATTGCTCGGCTGACCGCTGGAGGTTTTGAACAGTACGAGATTTCTAATTTTGCACGGCCCGGCTATGCGTCAATTCACAACCAGGCCTACTGGGAGCGTTTACCCTACCAAGGCTTTGGGATTGGTGCCTGTTCGTTTGACGGCACTCAGCGTTTTATGAATGAAAAAAATCTCACAACTTATTTGACAAATGTTTTCAATAAGAATTTTGAAAATTTATCTACCTGCGAAAAACTCACGCCTGATCAGGAAAAATTAGAAATGCTGATGCTCGGCTTGCGCCAAAACAAGGGGGTGGGCTTGCATCGTGTGGTATACTGTTTAGATAAAGAAAAAAAACAACGAATATTTGACACGCTTGAGCTCTTGAAATCGCAGGGTTTAATAGTACAAAACAACGACCAGATCAGACTTACACTCAAGGGGATGGCCTTAGAAAATGAAATTATTTTGAAGCTGATTTAA
- a CDS encoding pyridoxamine 5'-phosphate oxidase family protein, translating to MAKHVGIKLPEDLIEMLKKENTVAVLATFSEKGVPNTTPIQCIYPKGQESLLLSIHKEHTGYMNMVWQKKVMLCFMGEGNVAYSILGRAGVVRAPSIIHPLMNVVRIDIIDIKSDRSILTKVDQGVVWSYTSSEAEELVKSLFKELRDLSRTL from the coding sequence ATGGCTAAGCACGTGGGTATTAAGTTACCTGAAGATCTCATAGAGATGTTGAAAAAAGAAAATACGGTAGCGGTACTTGCCACTTTTTCAGAAAAAGGTGTTCCAAATACCACGCCTATTCAATGCATTTACCCCAAGGGACAAGAAAGCTTGCTTCTTAGTATTCATAAAGAGCACACTGGTTACATGAACATGGTATGGCAAAAGAAAGTCATGCTCTGTTTTATGGGCGAAGGAAATGTAGCTTACAGTATTCTTGGCCGAGCTGGCGTTGTTCGTGCTCCGTCGATAATACACCCACTCATGAACGTTGTACGCATTGATATTATAGACATCAAGAGCGATCGTTCAATTTTGACGAAAGTGGACCAGGGCGTTGTTTGGAGCTATACTTCTAGTGAAGCTGAAGAATTGGTAAAAAGCTTGTTCAAAGAATTACGTGATTTATCTCGAACACTGTAA
- a CDS encoding glycosyltransferase has product MKILHIITSLKLGGGETMLYRFLAQSTQDTRYKHVVAYFYPGPFVQAIKDLGVPVHHISGLFLRYDFVALYQVMRLINSFKPDIIHSSLWSANIIARLLAWHYQLPLVCDLHGNAAHEGSLRNVLDRLTATIPKKIVAVADGVKKAYEKTIVGALRAPQAQARVAASLAVIKNGIDVCAIRAYAQQQSLARSDFGLHEHDFVVGSVGRLDAIKSYDVLVKAFALLLKNVQSAGRPVKLCLVGGGQDEEKIKTLVQQLGIAQHIVLAGPRSDGARFYKLFDCFALSSQSEGLSIALLEAMAFGLPVVSTCAGTHEVLVDGSNGFLVPVNDEQALAAALLRLYYNPALAYAMGLANRTLVEQDYTLEKMVTSYHQLYNELVQAAS; this is encoded by the coding sequence ATGAAAATTTTACACATAATCACCAGCTTAAAATTGGGTGGTGGGGAAACGATGCTCTATCGTTTTCTTGCACAATCAACTCAAGATACGCGTTATAAGCACGTGGTTGCCTACTTTTATCCAGGTCCGTTTGTGCAAGCGATTAAAGATCTTGGTGTGCCAGTGCACCACATTTCCGGATTATTTTTACGTTACGATTTTGTAGCGCTTTATCAAGTCATGCGTTTAATAAATTCTTTTAAACCCGATATTATTCATTCTTCGCTGTGGTCGGCAAACATTATTGCTCGGCTGCTGGCTTGGCACTACCAGCTGCCGCTTGTGTGCGACCTGCACGGTAATGCGGCGCACGAAGGTAGCTTGCGCAATGTGCTTGATCGTCTGACTGCCACCATTCCCAAAAAAATTGTTGCGGTGGCCGATGGTGTAAAAAAAGCGTATGAAAAAACTATTGTGGGTGCACTGCGCGCCCCACAAGCACAAGCGCGCGTTGCCGCGTCGCTGGCGGTTATAAAAAACGGGATAGATGTTTGTGCAATACGTGCCTATGCCCAGCAACAGTCGCTGGCACGAAGCGATTTTGGTTTGCATGAGCATGACTTTGTGGTTGGTTCAGTAGGCCGGCTTGATGCCATAAAGTCGTATGATGTTTTGGTAAAAGCGTTTGCGCTGTTGCTTAAAAATGTACAATCGGCAGGTCGGCCGGTAAAGTTATGCCTGGTGGGTGGTGGGCAGGACGAAGAAAAAATAAAAACGTTGGTACAGCAGCTTGGTATTGCCCAGCACATTGTGCTAGCAGGCCCGCGTAGCGACGGCGCTCGTTTTTACAAGCTCTTTGATTGCTTTGCGTTGTCTTCACAAAGTGAAGGGTTATCAATTGCCTTGCTTGAGGCAATGGCCTTTGGTTTGCCAGTAGTTTCAACCTGTGCGGGTACGCATGAAGTCTTGGTTGATGGCAGTAATGGCTTTTTAGTGCCGGTAAATGATGAGCAGGCTCTTGCAGCGGCGTTGTTGCGATTGTACTACAACCCAGCGCTGGCATATGCCATGGGCCTTGCAAACAGAACTTTGGTTGAGCAAGATTATACGTTAGAAAAAATGGTTACGAGTTATCATCAGCTGTACAACGAATTGGTGCAGGCGGCTAGCTAG
- a CDS encoding ankyrin repeat domain-containing protein, with product MNKKFIGIFLMVLVMTVNVAFAALHNDAPINQELQAAAIAGDLAGVLHCVETGADLKTTTVRGLYRHMVRKRRGWTPLHWAAAGGHAQIVRELVIRGADVLAQDSVGNMPVHIAVSAPCFEHNEKTFLACLQELNCVTKNKNNRHREAFVQNKISGLVVNAHGRDNVTPLHLAAADGKVAMVRYLLQEGASVHACDNNGWTPLHSAAMALKKGKEIIELLVAHGADKTKQSYTGSTAAQIALKAGARDLVPLLVRSSVRLAEQVTKRQCLR from the coding sequence ATGAACAAAAAATTTATAGGAATTTTCTTGATGGTGCTAGTAATGACAGTCAATGTTGCATTCGCTGCTTTACATAACGATGCGCCCATAAATCAAGAGCTACAGGCTGCGGCAATCGCCGGAGATCTTGCAGGGGTGCTTCACTGTGTTGAGACTGGTGCTGATCTAAAAACAACAACAGTACGGGGGTTGTATCGGCATATGGTGCGTAAACGACGAGGTTGGACTCCTTTGCACTGGGCAGCGGCAGGGGGGCATGCGCAGATTGTCAGGGAGTTGGTAATCAGAGGCGCCGATGTTTTGGCTCAAGATAGTGTTGGCAACATGCCAGTGCATATTGCCGTTTCAGCACCCTGCTTTGAGCACAACGAGAAGACATTTCTTGCCTGTTTACAGGAACTTAATTGCGTGACAAAAAATAAAAATAATCGGCATCGCGAAGCGTTTGTGCAGAATAAAATTAGTGGCCTTGTTGTCAATGCCCACGGCAGAGACAATGTTACGCCTTTGCATCTAGCAGCCGCCGATGGAAAGGTTGCAATGGTACGTTATCTTTTGCAAGAGGGGGCATCTGTTCATGCCTGCGACAATAACGGGTGGACGCCCTTGCATTCGGCCGCCATGGCCCTTAAAAAAGGTAAAGAAATTATTGAGTTGCTTGTGGCGCATGGTGCTGATAAAACAAAACAATCTTATACCGGTAGTACTGCCGCACAAATTGCTCTTAAAGCAGGAGCAAGAGACTTAGTTCCTTTGCTAGTACGGTCTTCAGTGCGGCTTGCCGAACAAGTCACAAAGCGACAGTGTTTACGTTAA
- a CDS encoding ankyrin repeat domain-containing protein yields the protein MFKKFLGAFIVCAFTSTIGANFNVVTDNHESINQQLRSAAIRGNLEYVQGCIYAGANVNTTTVAGFTTSERALFKGKCPHGWTPLHYAAAFGHAEVIAALRAAGANMSAQAEEGITPAHLVSYLGGESAIRCLQELSFSGHHSVLNVPDGDGLVPLHFAACEGNYKAAEYFINSGVSVDVQDREGMTPLHWAVICSKYYLVELLLERGADKTITTVMNKIPFDMAKTLEIRKLLALGAVGLADD from the coding sequence ATGTTCAAAAAATTTCTGGGAGCTTTTATTGTTTGTGCTTTTACTTCTACAATTGGAGCCAATTTTAATGTGGTTACCGATAATCATGAATCTATTAATCAGCAACTACGAAGCGCGGCCATCAGGGGAAATCTTGAATATGTACAGGGATGTATTTATGCCGGAGCTAATGTTAACACAACTACGGTTGCTGGCTTTACTACTTCTGAGCGCGCTCTTTTTAAAGGTAAATGTCCCCATGGCTGGACGCCCTTGCACTATGCGGCTGCGTTTGGACACGCTGAAGTTATTGCTGCTTTGAGAGCTGCCGGTGCTAACATGAGTGCCCAAGCTGAAGAAGGAATAACGCCAGCTCATTTGGTTTCTTATTTAGGTGGTGAGAGTGCTATCAGATGTTTACAAGAGCTGAGTTTTAGCGGACATCACAGTGTTCTTAATGTACCAGATGGTGATGGGCTGGTGCCGCTTCATTTTGCTGCTTGTGAAGGCAACTACAAAGCTGCTGAATATTTTATTAATAGCGGCGTTTCTGTTGATGTTCAGGATAGGGAAGGCATGACGCCCCTTCATTGGGCGGTTATTTGTAGTAAATATTATTTGGTTGAGCTTCTTCTTGAGCGCGGCGCAGATAAAACTATTACAACGGTTATGAATAAAATTCCTTTTGACATGGCAAAGACATTAGAAATTCGTAAGCTTCTCGCGTTGGGTGCTGTTGGGTTGGCTGACGACTAA
- the rpoD gene encoding RNA polymerase sigma factor RpoD encodes MANKNKRGTVKSTKKKVVSGKKVVATKKKPEKKKVAKAVVGKSAGKKKSVKKIVVKKTAPAKKAVSTKKAPAIIKKTVKVVASAKTKAPVKKTVAKPEPKPVTKKPVAVKSVVKPEPKPVAAKKTKAEPKPVAPVVSKVQAFKEAAKNTLKKIFSTHKAKQDVKAKQELVSPKKAQPAVVSAVPSEPTLGLKGVEKQVEVLIEKGSSEGVLTYEELIAFSKKYHLQEEDVNELLRVLDKENIDLIAQEELDADGGDFAGLNGEEERVPFKGMKPDIESSLDTVDEDEDIDEDEEDLDIREIEKLKELVEPSQLNDPVKLYLKEIGKIPLLNKKTEKVIAEKIAKGKRDSIDTVSQFPFVSKEIIHMEERITKDPIFLKDLIQFSDFDEDNSPKFEEEKNKLLKTIAQLRAIEDNEQKIYRSYRGMLEDEAKKKEMLAAVEENKKKIIEVVKSIKLSNKQIRKFGKRVEKIVAKIQERVTEIKGCDEKLKFYNSIKDKNEADIAQIVEFENRIRAANKVIKKTEAEAGLPKEKVEKLYKQFVVAQRSDKYAKDDLARANLRLVVNIAKKYINRGLHFLDLIQEGNIGLLKAVEKFEFERGFKFSTYATWWIRQAITRAIADQSRTIRVPVHMVETLSKINKITRSYVQEEGREPSYAELAKELNLDEKKIKNIIKISKEPVSLETPVGDSDDTYLKDFIEDENEYTPVDAVVNDDLKERVREILKTLTPREEKVLKMRFGIDVASEHTLEEVGKDFSVTRERIRQIEVKALRKLRHPSRSKKLQSFFDKEFDLANTDSLE; translated from the coding sequence ATGGCCAATAAAAATAAGCGTGGTACTGTGAAAAGCACAAAGAAAAAAGTTGTTTCTGGTAAAAAAGTTGTTGCAACAAAAAAGAAGCCTGAGAAAAAAAAGGTAGCCAAGGCGGTTGTTGGTAAATCTGCTGGCAAAAAAAAGTCAGTAAAAAAAATTGTTGTCAAGAAAACGGCACCTGCAAAAAAAGCTGTTTCGACAAAAAAAGCTCCTGCTATTATTAAGAAAACGGTTAAGGTTGTAGCATCAGCAAAAACCAAAGCTCCGGTAAAAAAAACCGTAGCAAAACCAGAGCCTAAACCTGTAACAAAAAAGCCTGTAGCGGTTAAATCAGTAGTAAAGCCGGAGCCAAAGCCGGTAGCTGCAAAAAAAACAAAAGCTGAACCAAAACCAGTGGCGCCTGTTGTTTCTAAAGTTCAGGCATTTAAAGAAGCGGCTAAAAATACGTTAAAAAAGATTTTTTCTACCCATAAAGCCAAACAAGATGTCAAGGCAAAGCAAGAGCTTGTTTCGCCTAAAAAAGCTCAGCCTGCTGTTGTATCAGCGGTTCCATCTGAACCAACGTTGGGTCTTAAAGGTGTAGAAAAGCAAGTTGAAGTGCTTATTGAAAAAGGCAGCAGCGAAGGTGTTTTGACCTATGAAGAGCTGATTGCATTCAGTAAAAAATATCATTTACAAGAAGAAGACGTTAACGAATTGTTGCGTGTTCTTGATAAAGAAAACATCGATTTAATTGCGCAAGAAGAGCTTGACGCTGATGGTGGTGACTTTGCTGGCCTGAATGGCGAAGAAGAGCGAGTTCCGTTTAAAGGCATGAAACCTGATATCGAATCGTCGCTTGATACTGTTGATGAAGACGAAGATATTGACGAAGATGAAGAAGATCTTGATATTCGCGAAATTGAAAAGCTCAAAGAACTTGTTGAGCCAAGTCAGCTTAATGATCCGGTCAAGCTGTATTTGAAAGAGATTGGTAAAATTCCTCTTTTGAATAAAAAAACTGAAAAAGTTATTGCTGAAAAAATTGCAAAAGGTAAGCGCGATTCTATTGATACCGTTTCACAATTTCCTTTTGTTTCCAAAGAAATTATTCATATGGAAGAGCGGATCACCAAAGATCCAATCTTTCTTAAAGACCTTATTCAGTTCTCAGATTTTGATGAAGACAATTCACCAAAATTTGAAGAAGAAAAGAATAAGCTTTTAAAAACTATTGCACAGTTACGCGCAATTGAAGACAACGAGCAAAAGATTTACCGTTCATATCGCGGCATGCTGGAAGATGAAGCAAAGAAGAAAGAGATGCTTGCAGCCGTTGAAGAGAACAAAAAGAAGATTATTGAAGTTGTCAAAAGCATTAAGCTTTCCAATAAACAAATTCGTAAGTTTGGTAAGCGCGTAGAAAAGATTGTTGCCAAAATTCAAGAACGTGTAACTGAGATTAAAGGTTGCGACGAGAAGCTTAAATTTTATAACAGCATCAAAGATAAAAACGAAGCTGACATTGCTCAAATTGTTGAATTTGAAAACAGAATTAGGGCTGCTAATAAAGTTATTAAAAAAACTGAAGCAGAAGCTGGTTTGCCTAAAGAAAAAGTTGAAAAGCTTTATAAGCAGTTTGTGGTTGCTCAGCGGAGCGACAAATATGCAAAAGACGACTTGGCGCGTGCTAACTTGCGTTTGGTTGTTAACATTGCTAAAAAATACATCAACCGTGGTCTGCATTTCCTTGATTTGATTCAGGAAGGGAACATTGGTTTGCTTAAGGCAGTAGAAAAGTTTGAGTTTGAGCGTGGTTTCAAATTCTCTACCTATGCAACGTGGTGGATCCGTCAGGCTATTACTCGTGCTATTGCCGACCAATCACGAACCATTCGTGTTCCTGTCCACATGGTTGAAACGTTGAGTAAGATTAACAAGATTACTCGCTCATATGTTCAAGAAGAAGGCCGTGAGCCGTCATATGCTGAGCTGGCAAAAGAGTTGAATCTTGATGAAAAAAAGATCAAGAATATCATCAAGATCTCCAAAGAACCTGTTTCGTTGGAAACGCCGGTTGGTGATAGTGATGATACGTACTTAAAAGATTTCATTGAAGATGAAAACGAATACACACCAGTTGATGCGGTAGTAAATGACGATCTTAAAGAACGCGTGCGTGAGATTCTTAAAACGCTGACCCCTCGTGAAGAGAAGGTCTTAAAAATGCGTTTTGGTATTGACGTTGCTTCTGAGCACACGCTTGAAGAAGTTGGTAAGGACTTTTCGGTTACGCGTGAGCGTATTCGTCAGATTGAGGTTAAGGCATTGCGTAAGCTTCGCCACCCGTCGCGCAGCAAGAAATTGCAAAGCTTTTTTGATAAAGAGTTTGATCTTGCCAATACCGATTCACTTGAATAA
- the dnaG gene encoding DNA primase, producing MALFNFIKNSLPIIDVVGDYVQLRPAGSYWKGSCPFHSETDASFTVSPAKQIFYCFGCQATGDVIAFMARLENISQFEAAKYLVDRHKITIPAEVLAASSTTQETQVVDSYFHLCASIAEWAHQRLVNNKTSQEYLLNRGITIEQINSFTLGYFPSGVAAINQFTKDMASQNILVKDLLEYGFLGEGRTCLYSPFEERIIFPIKDHIGRFCGFGGRIFKPNDERPKYYNSRESEGFAKGKLLFGLDLAKKDMQKQESAFLVEGYMDCITMVGHGYVNTVATLGTACTLDHLKLLARYVTRIYFLYDGDKAGKKAMLRTAQFCWEANLDLHVILLPANQDPASYLSEGGDLGVLVSQAQDIFTFFVKSVSEDFAAQPLATKLKVAHRITEVIATINDPFKQDLLLQQASQAMFMPFQSLRDLMKQRGEKAAINAEFRHHEAKKQVVVVEQPQDLDQREISLLEEKIFSGILNSIGKNPPLTIDPLLLPYFSPRIKRVLEKFEHFSSQNDGAGDKAFLAFVDTLDPSDVDWVTRISILFDKDIAREVFDQLLLRFCKYHWKQIVRDIKLNIVIAKERQDSIKLNELLNKFLVLKQGINDRGLV from the coding sequence ATGGCGCTTTTCAACTTCATCAAAAATTCATTGCCAATCATTGATGTTGTGGGCGACTATGTCCAGCTAAGACCGGCGGGAAGTTATTGGAAAGGCTCGTGTCCCTTTCACAGCGAGACTGATGCTTCGTTTACCGTGAGCCCGGCTAAACAAATTTTTTATTGTTTTGGCTGTCAGGCAACGGGAGATGTTATTGCGTTTATGGCGCGCCTGGAAAACATTTCTCAATTTGAAGCAGCAAAATATTTAGTTGACCGTCATAAGATAACCATTCCTGCCGAAGTGTTAGCTGCAAGTAGCACTACGCAAGAAACACAGGTTGTTGATTCCTACTTTCATTTGTGTGCCAGCATTGCCGAGTGGGCGCATCAACGGTTGGTAAACAATAAAACATCGCAAGAATATTTGCTCAACCGTGGTATAACCATAGAACAGATTAATTCTTTTACGTTGGGTTATTTTCCCAGTGGTGTTGCTGCTATTAATCAATTTACCAAAGATATGGCATCACAAAATATTTTGGTTAAAGATTTATTGGAATATGGTTTTTTGGGCGAGGGTAGAACCTGTTTGTATTCGCCTTTTGAAGAGCGCATTATTTTCCCCATCAAAGATCATATTGGCCGTTTTTGTGGTTTTGGTGGGCGCATTTTTAAGCCAAACGATGAACGACCAAAATATTACAACAGCCGCGAATCTGAAGGTTTTGCCAAAGGCAAGTTGCTCTTTGGTTTAGATCTGGCTAAAAAAGATATGCAAAAACAGGAGAGTGCCTTTCTTGTTGAAGGCTACATGGACTGTATTACCATGGTTGGGCATGGGTATGTCAATACCGTTGCCACGCTGGGTACTGCATGTACCTTGGATCACCTAAAACTTCTAGCGCGCTATGTAACGCGTATCTACTTTTTGTACGATGGCGATAAAGCTGGTAAAAAGGCCATGTTGCGTACTGCCCAGTTTTGTTGGGAAGCCAACCTAGACCTGCACGTTATTTTATTACCCGCCAACCAAGATCCCGCTTCATATTTAAGCGAGGGGGGTGATTTGGGAGTCCTGGTAAGCCAGGCTCAAGATATTTTTACCTTTTTTGTAAAAAGTGTGAGTGAAGACTTTGCCGCCCAGCCTCTGGCCACCAAGTTGAAGGTTGCTCACAGAATTACCGAGGTTATAGCGACTATTAACGACCCGTTTAAGCAAGATTTGCTCTTGCAGCAGGCCTCTCAGGCCATGTTCATGCCCTTTCAGTCTTTGCGTGATCTGATGAAGCAAAGGGGTGAAAAAGCGGCAATAAATGCAGAATTTAGGCATCATGAGGCAAAAAAGCAGGTAGTGGTAGTTGAGCAGCCCCAAGATTTGGACCAGCGGGAGATTTCTTTGCTGGAAGAAAAAATATTTAGTGGTATACTAAACAGTATTGGCAAAAACCCGCCATTGACGATAGATCCGCTCTTGTTGCCTTATTTTTCTCCTCGTATTAAACGTGTTTTAGAAAAATTTGAGCATTTTTCCAGTCAAAACGATGGAGCTGGCGACAAGGCATTTCTTGCATTTGTTGACACGCTTGATCCAAGTGATGTTGACTGGGTTACGCGCATCAGTATTTTATTTGATAAAGATATAGCGCGAGAGGTTTTTGACCAATTATTACTACGATTTTGTAAATACCATTGGAAGCAAATTGTACGAGATATTAAGCTGAATATTGTGATTGCAAAAGAACGTCAAGATTCTATAAAATTGAATGAGCTGCTCAATAAATTTCTTGTCTTAAAGCAGGGGATTAATGATAGGGGGTTGGTATAA